The Flavobacterium praedii genome window below encodes:
- a CDS encoding DUF2271 domain-containing protein yields the protein MKSILKISLIALICISSFQASAQTSKYKCMLQMSNYMGEGAYIVVSIVNAKGEYDKTLYVMGDNKKWYKTLKEWHKFYSKKPTDISAKTGASVTGGDRSITTLEIEDNKINKGYKLRFETAVEDNKYYTSDLEIPLTTEGIAAKTEGKGYIRYVRLNKI from the coding sequence ATGAAATCAATACTAAAAATAAGCCTAATTGCATTAATCTGCATTTCATCTTTCCAAGCCTCAGCACAAACCAGCAAATACAAATGCATGCTACAAATGTCTAATTATATGGGGGAAGGAGCCTATATCGTGGTTTCAATTGTTAATGCCAAAGGCGAATACGACAAAACCCTTTATGTAATGGGGGATAACAAAAAATGGTATAAAACCCTTAAGGAATGGCATAAATTCTATTCTAAAAAACCAACGGATATCAGTGCGAAAACTGGCGCCTCTGTTACTGGTGGTGACCGTAGCATTACAACTCTGGAAATTGAAGACAACAAAATTAACAAAGGATATAAATTACGCTTTGAAACAGCAGTAGAAGACAATAAATACTACACATCGGATCTTGAAATCCCATTAACTACCGAAGGAATTGCGGCTAAAACTGAAGGTAAAGGTTATATTCGCTACGTAAGATTGAATAAAATATAA
- a CDS encoding PepSY domain-containing protein: MTLSFWRYSHLALALFSSLFLILASITGTLLALDAIQEKTLPYKVENFEKITLGETLPILRKTYPEITELSIDHNQFVTLQAIDQNDNDVNAYIDPRTGKIIGSPIKKSEFIHWVTALHRSLFLKETGRFIVGVISFLLALISISGFALLLNRQRTIRGFFSKIIKENFAQYYHIFLGRLSLIPILIIALSGTFLTLEKFNFFIEKKETNSEVKTSVSKQAPVLNSILLSDIQKIEFPFSDDPEEYYNIKLNDREIEVNQITGIIIRETTPSITTQLSNLSLDLHTGRASILWALLLGIASLNILFFIYSGFAMTLKRRSNRIKNKFKAEESKFILLVGSENGSTLRFANAIQKQLLAYGEKAFIAELNAYSSFPKAEHLLLFTSTHGSGDAPSNASKFSELLNKIEQKQKIKVSVIGFGSKAYPDFCGYAREIDNLLAKQIWTERILELQTINDKSAVEFVSWVKLWSAKTGIPLSTTPSIYNDVPKDLEKLVVLEKTTIASNGFTFILTLKTIRNTKFESGDLLAIYPENDSRERLYSIGKSNGNIQLAVKLHPSGIGSGYLYNLEPGEVIKARIIKNPTFHFPKKVTKVALISNGTGIAPFLGMIDQNKKKTEIHLYSGFRKATETVLGYKKFANKMIEKQQLKSFNLALSREEEHHYVMDLIRRDAQFFIDLLMNGGIVMLCGSLAMQKDVESVLDELCLAKSTTGIAYYKSNGQVLSDCY, translated from the coding sequence ATGACTCTTTCTTTTTGGCGTTATTCACACTTGGCTTTGGCTTTGTTTTCATCTTTGTTTTTGATATTGGCATCCATTACAGGAACCTTGCTTGCGCTAGATGCTATTCAAGAGAAAACACTACCCTACAAAGTTGAAAATTTCGAAAAAATAACACTTGGCGAAACCTTACCGATACTACGCAAAACCTATCCAGAAATAACCGAATTAAGCATTGACCACAATCAATTTGTTACACTTCAAGCCATTGATCAAAACGACAATGATGTAAATGCATATATTGACCCAAGAACGGGCAAAATAATAGGCAGTCCCATAAAAAAAAGTGAATTTATCCATTGGGTTACAGCGCTACATCGTTCTTTATTCCTCAAAGAAACTGGGCGGTTTATTGTCGGGGTTATTTCGTTTCTGTTAGCTCTCATTTCTATTTCGGGATTTGCATTACTACTTAACCGACAAAGAACTATTCGCGGGTTTTTCTCAAAAATCATAAAAGAAAACTTTGCTCAATATTATCATATCTTTTTAGGAAGATTATCATTAATTCCCATTCTAATTATTGCACTTTCAGGAACATTTTTAACTCTGGAAAAATTTAATTTCTTTATCGAAAAAAAAGAAACCAATTCAGAAGTCAAAACTAGTGTTTCAAAACAGGCTCCTGTTCTCAATAGTATCTTATTGTCAGATATCCAGAAAATAGAATTTCCTTTTTCAGACGATCCCGAAGAGTATTATAATATTAAATTAAATGACCGTGAAATCGAAGTCAATCAAATCACTGGGATAATCATTAGGGAAACAACACCTTCCATTACAACTCAATTATCAAACTTGAGCCTTGATTTACATACAGGTCGAGCCAGTATTTTATGGGCTTTACTTTTAGGAATAGCGAGTTTAAATATTCTCTTTTTTATCTACTCCGGTTTTGCCATGACCCTAAAACGAAGGTCGAATCGCATTAAAAACAAGTTCAAAGCCGAAGAAAGTAAATTCATTTTATTGGTTGGTTCAGAAAACGGCAGTACACTTCGATTTGCAAATGCCATTCAAAAACAATTACTGGCCTATGGAGAAAAAGCTTTTATTGCGGAGTTAAATGCTTATTCGTCTTTTCCAAAAGCGGAACATCTTCTCCTATTTACCTCGACACATGGATCGGGAGACGCGCCTTCGAATGCAAGTAAATTTTCAGAACTGCTTAACAAAATTGAACAAAAGCAAAAAATCAAAGTTTCGGTGATTGGTTTTGGTTCAAAAGCCTATCCTGATTTTTGCGGTTATGCTCGTGAAATTGACAACTTGTTGGCTAAACAAATTTGGACCGAACGCATTTTAGAATTACAAACGATAAACGATAAATCGGCTGTAGAATTTGTAAGCTGGGTTAAATTATGGAGTGCCAAAACTGGAATTCCCCTTTCTACTACCCCGTCAATATACAATGATGTTCCGAAAGATTTGGAAAAATTGGTGGTACTAGAAAAAACAACTATTGCAAGTAACGGATTTACCTTTATACTAACTCTTAAGACGATTAGAAATACAAAATTTGAATCAGGTGACTTACTGGCTATTTATCCAGAAAATGACTCCCGAGAGCGTCTCTATTCCATCGGAAAGAGCAATGGCAACATACAATTGGCAGTCAAACTGCATCCTTCTGGTATAGGTTCTGGCTATTTATACAATCTCGAACCCGGTGAAGTCATAAAAGCTAGAATCATCAAAAACCCCACTTTTCATTTCCCAAAAAAAGTTACCAAAGTAGCGTTGATTTCAAACGGTACTGGCATCGCACCATTTTTAGGAATGATTGATCAAAACAAGAAAAAAACAGAAATTCATTTGTATTCTGGGTTTCGAAAAGCAACTGAAACCGTTTTAGGATATAAAAAGTTCGCCAATAAAATGATTGAAAAACAGCAACTCAAAAGTTTTAATTTGGCTTTATCCCGAGAAGAAGAACATCACTATGTAATGGATTTAATAAGACGAGATGCCCAATTTTTTATCGATTTGTTAATGAATGGTGGTATTGTAATGCTTTGCGGATCGCTTGCTATGCAAAAGGATGTGGAATCTGTACTTGATGAATTGTGTTTAGCCAAATCAACTACTGGAATTGCATATTATAAATCAAATGGACAAGTGCTATCGGACTGTTATTAG
- a CDS encoding FAD:protein FMN transferase: MSVKHQFLCLFLILCSFTSNCQVLRKRTTLLMGGRFDITIVAQDSLSAEQNIDEVIAEITRIEYLISDWKSTTQISEVNQNAGIRPVKVDREVFEITQRAIHFSEITNGGFDISFAAMDRIWKFDGSMTEMPSADAIQKSIEKVGYKNIILDSDHSTIFLKLKGMKIGFGALGEGYATDKCRAMMREKGIKAGIINGSGDMSTWGKQPNGKDWNIGITNPFKTDKLIAIVPINNGAVTTSGNYEKFVVLDGKRYSHIINPATGYPATGLCSVTVIGPNAETANGLSTSIMVLGITAGLELLNQFPDYSCVMITDDGKVVKSKNFRIKKFKAKL; this comes from the coding sequence ATGTCAGTCAAACACCAATTTCTATGTCTTTTTTTAATCCTTTGTTCCTTCACAAGCAACTGCCAAGTCTTACGTAAAAGAACTACCTTACTCATGGGCGGACGATTCGACATTACGATTGTAGCCCAAGATTCGCTTTCGGCAGAACAAAATATAGACGAAGTTATTGCCGAAATCACCCGAATTGAATATTTAATATCCGATTGGAAATCGACCACCCAAATATCCGAAGTAAATCAAAATGCGGGAATTCGTCCTGTAAAAGTAGATCGAGAAGTTTTTGAAATAACACAAAGAGCCATTCATTTTTCTGAAATTACAAACGGAGGCTTCGACATCAGCTTTGCGGCAATGGACCGAATCTGGAAATTTGATGGCTCGATGACCGAAATGCCTTCTGCGGATGCGATTCAAAAATCGATTGAAAAAGTGGGATATAAAAACATCATATTGGACAGTGATCATTCTACTATTTTTTTAAAATTAAAAGGCATGAAAATTGGATTTGGCGCCTTAGGAGAAGGATATGCAACTGATAAATGCAGAGCTATGATGCGGGAAAAAGGAATCAAAGCCGGAATTATAAATGGATCTGGAGACATGAGCACTTGGGGAAAACAGCCTAATGGAAAAGATTGGAATATTGGCATTACAAATCCCTTTAAAACTGATAAACTTATCGCTATTGTTCCAATAAATAATGGTGCAGTTACCACCTCAGGAAACTATGAAAAATTTGTGGTTCTTGATGGGAAACGCTATTCTCATATTATCAATCCAGCAACTGGCTACCCAGCAACAGGCCTATGTAGCGTGACAGTTATCGGTCCAAATGCTGAAACAGCAAATGGCTTAAGTACTTCAATAATGGTATTGGGGATAACTGCAGGTTTGGAATTACTCAACCAATTTCCAGATTATAGTTGTGTAATGATTACAGATGATGGAAAAGTAGTAAAATCAAAAAACTTCCGCATCAAGAAATTTAAGGCAAAACTTTAA
- a CDS encoding TonB-dependent siderophore receptor gives MKYILLHTILILFSFSLQAQEVANNTSKSNDNELYYFSNDSLKSINDTVKNKKGNQLKEVIVTANKLPKPVSAIRSGLKPMDTPQSVQVIGSEIIEQQQSIRLSEVLKNANGVYVGSARGGAQESFFSRGYDMTANNMFKNGFRYNAGSIPEVSSLDKVEFLKGSSALLYGNVAPGGILNLVTKTPSFKSGGEITMQSGSYAYYKPSVDFYGPLNKNIAYRFTGSYENAESFRDVVKSERIYFNPSFLFNVSKKTQITLQGDYLDADWTPDFGTGIIGKEILDLPRSNFYGALWSNGKTKSSSASLLLNHDFNKNWKLNFNTSFQNYDRQSKSTAQLSGLETYPTPGDWNRSLVQNKNLEKIFGNQLSLQGTFKTGSINHQVFTGVDYENSFATAYTFLFDEKAVMVNGKYVANLYDTINLYTFDPSTQRNDIPNARVSAIANTNTDRFGIYFQDLISFSEQIKLLAGIRWSWQESQVITDTYTINPTSVTTVEAEKRKDQAFTPKLGLVYQPTKELSLFASYSSSFTPNTGLTVDGDVIEASIIDQFEIGIKKDFWKGIVSTNVTVYQINNNNLAQTAPFLADGVTVNTNSAIKLLGGETKSKGVEIDITARPIEGLDIVAGYSYNDMRYTKTSGTSGSFVEGDRVARTPKNTANLSFFYTLPSGMLKGLSFGAIGNYIGDRLGGWNDDYLWTENKPSTNPKTYTVTIRDRDIPLQGYATIDATLGYTWKNISILCKLSNITNELNYTVHENYSVNPIAPRQFLTSLRYRF, from the coding sequence ATGAAATATATTTTACTACACACCATTTTAATACTTTTTAGCTTTTCTCTACAAGCCCAAGAAGTAGCAAATAATACTTCCAAATCCAATGATAATGAATTGTATTATTTCTCAAATGATAGTTTAAAATCAATTAATGATACTGTAAAAAACAAAAAAGGAAATCAATTAAAAGAAGTTATAGTTACAGCAAACAAACTACCAAAACCAGTTAGCGCAATTCGTTCCGGTTTAAAACCAATGGACACACCACAAAGCGTACAAGTAATTGGATCCGAAATTATCGAACAACAGCAATCTATCCGCTTGAGTGAAGTTTTAAAAAATGCCAATGGAGTTTATGTTGGTTCCGCACGTGGTGGTGCTCAAGAATCATTTTTTTCAAGAGGCTACGACATGACTGCTAACAACATGTTCAAAAATGGTTTCCGATATAATGCAGGGTCTATTCCAGAAGTTTCTTCCCTTGACAAAGTAGAATTTCTAAAAGGGAGTTCGGCTTTATTATATGGAAATGTTGCTCCGGGAGGCATCTTGAATTTGGTTACCAAAACACCTTCTTTCAAAAGTGGTGGCGAAATTACAATGCAGTCAGGAAGCTATGCTTATTACAAACCTTCAGTAGATTTTTATGGTCCTTTAAATAAAAATATTGCATACCGTTTTACAGGTTCATACGAAAATGCTGAAAGTTTTAGAGATGTTGTCAAAAGTGAGCGTATCTATTTTAATCCTTCATTTCTTTTTAATGTTAGTAAAAAAACACAAATTACATTGCAAGGTGATTATTTAGATGCCGATTGGACACCTGATTTTGGAACTGGAATTATTGGAAAAGAAATTTTAGATTTACCTAGATCTAATTTTTACGGAGCGCTTTGGTCAAATGGAAAAACTAAATCATCAAGTGCATCATTACTATTAAATCATGACTTTAATAAAAACTGGAAACTAAATTTTAATACTTCGTTTCAAAATTACGATAGACAATCAAAATCGACGGCACAATTATCTGGTCTAGAAACTTATCCAACACCAGGTGACTGGAACAGATCATTAGTTCAGAATAAAAACTTAGAAAAAATATTTGGCAACCAATTAAGCTTACAAGGCACATTCAAAACTGGAAGTATAAATCACCAAGTATTTACTGGTGTTGATTATGAAAATTCATTTGCTACTGCTTATACTTTTCTTTTTGATGAAAAAGCAGTAATGGTTAATGGAAAATATGTTGCCAATCTTTATGACACCATTAATCTTTATACTTTCGATCCTTCAACACAAAGAAACGATATTCCAAATGCTAGAGTTTCAGCAATAGCAAACACAAACACAGATCGTTTTGGTATTTATTTTCAAGATTTAATTTCTTTTTCTGAGCAAATCAAACTTTTAGCTGGTATTCGTTGGTCTTGGCAAGAATCTCAAGTAATTACAGATACCTATACTATTAATCCAACTTCTGTAACGACAGTAGAGGCTGAAAAGCGAAAAGACCAAGCCTTTACTCCAAAATTAGGATTGGTATATCAACCTACTAAAGAGTTATCATTGTTTGCAAGTTATTCTAGCTCTTTTACCCCAAATACTGGGCTTACAGTTGATGGTGATGTAATAGAAGCTTCAATAATTGACCAATTTGAAATCGGAATAAAAAAAGATTTCTGGAAAGGTATAGTAAGCACCAACGTTACAGTATATCAAATTAACAACAATAATCTAGCACAAACCGCACCTTTTTTGGCTGATGGAGTAACGGTAAACACAAATTCTGCAATTAAACTTTTAGGAGGAGAAACCAAAAGCAAAGGAGTTGAAATTGACATTACAGCCAGACCAATTGAAGGACTTGATATAGTGGCAGGATATAGTTATAATGACATGCGATACACCAAAACTTCAGGAACGAGCGGAAGTTTTGTCGAAGGAGATCGCGTAGCAAGAACGCCAAAAAATACCGCAAATTTAAGTTTCTTCTATACGCTACCATCAGGTATGTTAAAAGGTCTTTCATTTGGAGCCATTGGGAATTATATCGGTGACCGATTAGGTGGTTGGAATGACGATTATCTTTGGACAGAAAATAAACCATCAACTAACCCAAAAACCTATACAGTAACAATCAGAGACCGTGATATTCCACTTCAAGGATATGCTACAATAGATGCAACTTTAGGATATACTTGGAAAAACATCTCTATCCTATGTAAGTTATCAAATATCACAAATGAATTGAATTATACCGTTCATGAAAATTACAGTGTAAACCCAATTGCACCACGTCAGTTTTTAACAAGTTTGCGATATAGGTTCTAA
- a CDS encoding valine--tRNA ligase: MTIPAQFDAKTIENKWYDYWMKNNYFHSEPDHRTPYTIVIPPPNVTGVLHMGHMLNNTIQDVLIRRARLKGFNACWVPGTDHASIATEAKVVAKLKAEGINKNDLTREEFLAHAWEWTDKYGGVILDQLKQLGCSCDWERTKFTMDPDMSSSVIRSFVDLYNKGLIYRGYRMVNWDPEAKTTLSDEEVIYEEQQGKLYFLKYKIEGSEDFLTVATTRPETIFGDTAICINPNDERFAHLKGKKAIVPICGRVIPIIEDEYVDVEFGTGCLKVTPAHDMNDKTLGEKHNLEIIDIFNEDATLNSFGLHYQGKDRFVVRNEITQELENTGALAKTETHLNKVGTSERTKAVIEPRLSDQWFLKMEELVKPAIKSVLVDGDVKLHPARFNNTYAHWLNNIRDWNISRQLWWGQQIPAYFYGDGKEDFVVAETIDEALVLAKLKTSNSQLQVSDLRQDVDALDTWFSSWLWPMSVFGGIMDPESEDFKYYYPTNDLVTGPDILFFWVARMIIAGYEYTGKKPFTNVYLTGLVRDKQRRKMSKSLGNSPEPLELIEKFGADGVRVGLLLSASAGNDIMFDEELCNQGKGFTNKIWNAFKLIKGWEVSATISQPESSKVAIEWYEAKLQQTLLEIEDNFEKYRISDALMGIYKLVWDDFCSWFLEMIKPVYQQPIDSVTFAKAIEMLENNLKLLHPFMPFLTEEIWQILAERTTEEALIVSTWPEMKPFDVKLITDFENTIEVISGIRTIRKDKNIPFKDTIELKVMNNDKVSTYFDSVVTKLGNITSLEYVADKVDGALSFRVKSNEYFIPITGNINVEEEIAKLTAELVYTQGFLKSVQNKLSNEKFVAGAPEKVLANERQKEADALSKIETIEHSLAGLK, from the coding sequence ATGACAATTCCTGCACAATTTGACGCTAAAACTATTGAAAATAAGTGGTATGACTACTGGATGAAAAATAACTATTTCCATTCGGAGCCTGATCATAGAACACCATATACTATTGTAATTCCGCCACCCAATGTGACAGGTGTATTGCATATGGGACACATGTTGAACAATACCATTCAAGATGTTTTGATTCGAAGAGCCCGTTTGAAAGGATTTAACGCTTGTTGGGTTCCTGGAACGGATCATGCTTCTATTGCTACAGAAGCAAAAGTTGTAGCCAAATTAAAAGCCGAAGGAATTAATAAAAATGACTTAACTCGTGAAGAATTCTTGGCACATGCTTGGGAGTGGACGGATAAATACGGTGGAGTTATTTTAGATCAATTGAAACAATTGGGATGTTCTTGTGATTGGGAACGCACTAAGTTTACAATGGATCCAGATATGTCCTCCTCAGTAATTCGATCTTTTGTGGATTTATACAACAAGGGATTGATTTATCGTGGGTATAGAATGGTAAACTGGGATCCCGAAGCCAAAACAACGTTATCTGATGAAGAGGTAATTTATGAAGAGCAACAAGGAAAATTATATTTCCTAAAATATAAAATTGAAGGGAGCGAAGATTTTTTGACAGTTGCAACTACACGTCCAGAGACTATTTTTGGGGATACAGCTATTTGTATCAATCCAAATGATGAACGTTTTGCTCATTTGAAAGGAAAAAAAGCGATTGTTCCTATTTGTGGAAGAGTGATTCCGATTATCGAGGACGAATATGTAGATGTTGAGTTTGGAACTGGATGTTTAAAGGTGACTCCAGCTCATGATATGAATGATAAGACACTAGGAGAGAAGCACAATTTGGAGATTATCGATATTTTCAATGAAGATGCGACTTTAAATAGTTTTGGATTACACTATCAAGGAAAAGACCGTTTTGTAGTTCGTAACGAAATTACTCAAGAATTAGAAAATACTGGTGCTTTGGCAAAAACTGAAACACATCTAAATAAAGTAGGTACTTCAGAAAGAACCAAAGCTGTGATTGAACCACGTTTGTCTGATCAGTGGTTTTTGAAAATGGAGGAATTAGTAAAACCGGCCATTAAATCCGTATTGGTAGATGGCGATGTTAAATTGCATCCTGCTCGTTTTAACAACACGTATGCACATTGGTTAAATAATATTCGTGATTGGAATATTTCTCGTCAATTGTGGTGGGGACAACAAATTCCGGCTTATTTCTACGGAGATGGAAAAGAAGATTTTGTAGTTGCAGAAACTATTGATGAAGCTTTGGTTTTAGCGAAATTGAAAACTTCTAATTCTCAACTTCAAGTTTCTGATTTAAGACAAGATGTGGATGCATTAGATACTTGGTTTTCATCTTGGTTATGGCCAATGTCCGTTTTTGGAGGAATTATGGATCCGGAGAGTGAAGATTTTAAATACTATTATCCAACCAATGATTTAGTGACTGGTCCGGATATTTTGTTTTTCTGGGTGGCGCGAATGATTATTGCAGGATATGAATATACTGGAAAAAAACCTTTTACGAATGTGTATTTGACTGGTTTGGTTCGTGATAAACAAAGACGTAAAATGTCTAAATCTTTAGGGAATTCACCTGAACCATTAGAGTTAATCGAAAAGTTTGGAGCCGATGGAGTTCGTGTTGGGTTGCTTTTGAGTGCTTCTGCTGGAAATGATATTATGTTTGATGAAGAATTGTGTAACCAAGGAAAAGGGTTTACCAATAAAATATGGAATGCTTTCAAATTGATAAAAGGTTGGGAAGTATCTGCAACTATTTCTCAACCGGAGTCTTCAAAAGTAGCTATCGAATGGTACGAAGCAAAATTGCAACAAACTCTTTTAGAGATTGAAGATAATTTTGAAAAATACAGAATTTCCGATGCTTTAATGGGAATTTACAAATTAGTTTGGGATGATTTCTGTTCTTGGTTTTTAGAAATGATTAAACCAGTATACCAACAGCCAATTGACAGTGTAACATTTGCGAAAGCGATAGAAATGTTAGAAAATAATCTAAAATTATTGCATCCATTTATGCCATTCTTAACAGAGGAAATATGGCAAATATTGGCAGAACGAACAACAGAGGAAGCATTAATTGTTTCGACTTGGCCAGAAATGAAACCGTTTGATGTAAAATTAATTACTGATTTTGAAAATACAATCGAGGTGATTTCTGGAATTAGAACGATTCGTAAGGACAAGAACATTCCATTTAAAGATACTATCGAATTGAAAGTGATGAACAACGATAAAGTTTCAACTTATTTTGATTCGGTTGTCACCAAATTAGGGAACATTACTTCATTGGAATATGTAGCGGATAAAGTGGATGGAGCATTATCGTTTAGAGTAAAATCGAATGAATATTTTATACCTATTACAGGGAATATCAATGTAGAAGAAGAAATTGCAAAACTTACTGCTGAGTTGGTTTATACGCAAGGATTCTTAAAATCCGTTCAAAATAAACTTTCAAATGAGAAATTTGTGGCTGGTGCGCCAGAGAAAGTTTTGGCAAACGAAAGACAAAAAGAAGCAGATGCCCTTTCAAAAATTGAGACAATCGAGCATAGTTTAGCTGGATTGAAATAG
- a CDS encoding DUF1573 domain-containing protein: MKKITAFIVLLFSSSFIFAQSGPKIDIHQSENTVDYGKVYKSNDNGIRNFTFTNTGDAPLNITGIQSTASCTILYKPTQAIAPGKSDRIEIKYNMVPGPIRKTITVETNAVNYEEGRVPLKIKGEVLTN, translated from the coding sequence ATGAAAAAAATAACAGCTTTTATCGTATTGCTATTTTCAAGTAGCTTTATCTTTGCTCAAAGTGGACCAAAAATTGACATTCATCAATCTGAAAACACAGTTGACTATGGAAAAGTGTACAAGTCTAATGACAATGGAATTCGAAACTTTACTTTTACAAATACAGGAGATGCTCCATTGAACATCACTGGAATTCAGTCAACCGCTAGTTGTACCATATTATACAAACCAACTCAAGCCATTGCTCCTGGTAAATCAGATCGAATTGAAATAAAATACAATATGGTTCCGGGGCCAATTCGTAAAACTATTACAGTCGAAACTAACGCTGTGAATTACGAAGAAGGGCGTGTACCTTTAAAAATCAAAGGAGAAGTACTTACAAACTAA
- a CDS encoding PDZ domain-containing protein: protein MKIKCVFYLLILTIVPVFGQDGFVFDKGIEKVTVPLILINNLVFIPIKVNGVELNFLLDTGVEETILFSLNDNPDVKFYNSEKIFLKGLGSDVAIEGLKTTNNILELPGVKSIKQVVYVILDQSFNLSSHIGIPVNGIIGYQFFKNNLIRIDYSSKKLVVYKSGIDVRKKLDKKFKKTPIKIERFKPYLEGEVLLNDKVVSVKLLIDIGNSDSIWLFQNISSNIVVPTKNFDDFLGKGFSGDIEGKRARIKRFSFDNNQFILPIVAFPDSSSIKSVRMVKDRIGSVGGEILRRFSVVFDYENEQLYLKKNANYNDPFTYNESGVEIQHNGLQWVKETVQMQTVAVDKGITFDNTGKNITNEFKYKFVLKPIYEVAQVRKNSPADSSGLKVGDVIISINKKPTYLYSLSKINELFKTEEDKWIYLEVERNNQVLKFSFQLKDVL, encoded by the coding sequence ATGAAAATAAAATGTGTGTTTTATCTTTTAATACTAACAATTGTCCCTGTATTTGGGCAAGATGGATTTGTATTTGACAAAGGAATTGAAAAAGTAACTGTTCCTCTGATCTTAATCAATAATTTAGTTTTTATACCAATAAAAGTAAATGGAGTAGAATTGAATTTTTTATTGGATACTGGAGTTGAGGAAACGATTCTTTTTAGTTTAAATGATAATCCGGATGTTAAATTTTACAATTCCGAAAAAATATTTTTAAAAGGCTTAGGTAGTGATGTTGCTATCGAAGGTTTGAAAACAACAAATAATATATTGGAATTGCCAGGTGTTAAGTCTATAAAACAGGTCGTTTATGTTATTTTGGATCAAAGTTTTAATCTGTCGTCCCATATTGGAATTCCCGTGAATGGCATTATAGGATATCAATTTTTTAAAAATAATTTGATTCGAATTGATTATTCCAGTAAAAAGTTAGTGGTTTATAAAAGCGGTATTGATGTTCGAAAAAAGTTAGATAAAAAATTTAAAAAAACACCAATCAAAATTGAACGATTTAAACCCTATTTGGAAGGGGAGGTGTTATTAAATGATAAAGTTGTTTCTGTAAAGTTATTAATTGATATTGGAAATAGTGATTCTATTTGGTTGTTTCAAAATATTTCCTCAAATATTGTTGTACCGACAAAGAATTTTGATGATTTTTTGGGAAAAGGTTTCAGTGGTGATATAGAAGGGAAAAGGGCGAGAATAAAACGTTTTTCATTTGATAATAATCAATTTATTTTGCCAATTGTTGCTTTTCCAGATTCCAGTTCTATTAAAAGTGTGAGAATGGTTAAGGATCGAATTGGCTCTGTTGGTGGTGAAATTTTAAGAAGGTTTTCTGTAGTTTTTGATTATGAAAACGAACAACTTTATTTAAAGAAAAATGCTAATTACAATGATCCATTTACCTATAATGAAAGTGGTGTCGAAATACAACATAATGGTTTGCAGTGGGTAAAAGAAACGGTTCAAATGCAAACAGTAGCTGTTGATAAAGGAATTACTTTTGATAATACAGGTAAAAACATAACCAATGAGTTCAAGTATAAATTTGTCTTAAAACCTATATATGAGGTTGCACAAGTCCGGAAAAATTCTCCAGCAGACAGTAGTGGTTTAAAAGTGGGGGATGTTATTATTTCAATAAATAAAAAACCAACTTACCTGTATTCCTTGTCTAAAATTAATGAGTTATTTAAAACAGAAGAGGATAAATGGATTTATTTAGAAGTGGAAAGGAATAATCAAGTTTTGAAATTTTCTTTTCAATTGAAAGATGTGTTGTAA